The following are from one region of the Nicotiana tomentosiformis chromosome 7, ASM39032v3, whole genome shotgun sequence genome:
- the LOC104117609 gene encoding arginine biosynthesis bifunctional protein ArgJ, chloroplastic isoform X2: MSKEASNYIPAAPIFLPEGPWQQIPGGVTAAKGFKAAGMYGGLRALGEKPDLALITCDVDAISAGAFTTNVVAAAPVLYCKSALNASKTARAVLINAGQANAATGDAGYQDVIECSSALAKLLQLKQDEVLIESTGVIGQRIKKEALLNSLPHLVSQLSSTVEGADSAAVAITTTDLVSKSLAVETEVRGARIRVGGMAKGSGMIHPNMATMLGVVTTDASVTSDVWRKMVQVAVNRSFNQITVDGDTSTNDTVIALASGLSESYEISSLNCSEAEHLQNCLDAVMQGLAKSIAWDGEGATCLIEVRVAGADNEADAAKIARSVAASSLVKAAVYGRDPNWGRIACAAGYAGIPFNSDKLRISLGDIVLMEAGQPLPFDRVAASNYLRKAGDVHGTVEIQISTGDGPGSGLAWGCDLSYDYVKINAEYTT; the protein is encoded by the exons ATTGCGTGCTCTTGGAGAGAAGCCTGATCTCGCACTCATCACTTGTGATGTAGATGCCATATCTGCAG GGGCATTTACTACAAATGTTGTTGCAGCTGCACCTGTACTATACTGTAAAAGCGCACTAAATGCATCTAAAACG GCTCGTGCAGTACTGATAAATGCTGGTCAAGCTAATGCGGCAACG GGTGATGCAGGTTATCAGGATGTAATAGAGTGCTCTAGTGCACTGGCTAAG TTGCTTCAACTGAAGCAAGATGAAGTCTTGATCGAATCCACTGGTGTAATAGGTCAAAGAATAAAGAAG GAGGCACTTCTCAACTCACTCCCACACCTTGTTAGCCAGCTTTCATCAACTGTGGAGGG GGCAGATTCTGCAGCAGTAGCTATAACGACCACTGATCTTGTTAGTAAGAGTTTGGCTGTTGAAACAGAG GTCAGAGGAGCTCGAATAAGAGTTGGGGGCATGGCAAAGGGCTCTGGGATGATTCATCCTAACATGGCAACAATGCTTGGT GTTGTAACTACCGATGCCTCGGTAACAAGTGATGTTTGGAGAAAAATGGTACAAGTTGCTGTAAATCGAAGTTTTAATCAAATTACT GTTGATGGAGACACCAGTACAAATGATACTGTCATTGCTCTGGCCAGCGGACTTTCAGAATCATATGAGATTTCTTCTTTGAACTGCTCCGAGGCAGAACACCTACAGAACTGCCTTGATGCT GTAATGCAGGGTCTAGCAAAATCAATAGCTTGGGATGGTGAAGGCGCAACATGTTTGATTGAG GTGAGGGTTGCCGGTGCTGATAACGAAGCTGATGCAGCAAAGATTGCTCGTTCAGTGGCGGCTTCTTCACTTGTCAAG GCTGCTGTATACGGTAGGGATCCCAATTGGGGCCGTATTGCTTGTGCTGCTGGCTATGCAGGGATTCCTTTCAACTCCGACAAGCTTCGGATATCACTTGGAGATATTGTGCTTATGGAAGCAGGGCAACCACTTCCATTTGATAG GGTTGCAGCTAGCAATTATCTCCGAAAGGCTGGTGATGTCCACGGCACTGTCGAAATTCAAATATCAACTG GTGATGGTCCAGGAAGCGGACTAGCATGGGGCTGTGACTTGAGTTATGATTATGTCAAAATTAATGCAGAGTACACGACATGA
- the LOC104117608 gene encoding uncharacterized protein: protein MDICSANYKSDCGSVSGYFESSKGTLGCASGNPGGPFVNDLALHLSESLIIEDGEDSIDKDNFNTLEEDRSEDIDANGTGIADSEKCLIKSATFPCSSTSAPLSELVYGQEADAKSTDLPYSRSISFPTALKLVSAIKGSREKQGKPPRKLSVTWAPDVYDPIPTAVSHVPNRGQRHRSDNKKHGKNKQKSNGKSSRGSKSKDKKQGRKHGGSAKRSYHHLEDNHITTCSSFHSLGDNITAHSSGLQASTVDYDIGSTPDPFCGSSFLKKSVTKLHFPVAEAS, encoded by the exons ATGGACATTTGTTCTGCTAATTACAAGTCGGACTGTGGAAGTGTAAGCGGCTATTTTGAGTCATCAAAGGGGACTCTTGGTTGTGCTTCTGGCAATCCAGGTGGTCCTTTTGTTAATGATCTTGCGCTCCATCTCTCTGAATCTCTGATTATTGAGGATGGTGAAGACTCGATTGATAAGGACAATTTCAACACGTTGGAGGAAGACAGAAGTGAAGATATTGATGCAAATGGCACTGGCATTGCGGACTCGGAAAAATGCCTGATCAAGTCTGCAACATTTCCCTGCTCTAGTACGAGCGCTCCCCTTTCTGAGTTGGTTTATGGGCAGGAGGCTGATGCTAAATCAACTGACTTGCCTTATTCACGTTCCATATCTTTTCCT acagCTTTGAAGCTTGTATCTGCCATTAAAGGTAGCCGGGAGAAACAAGGCAAACCGCCCAGGAAGCTGTCTGTGACATGGGCTCCCGATGTGTATGACCCTATTCCAACAGCAGTTTCGCATGTGCCAAACAGGGGGCAACGCCACAGGAGTGACAACAAGAAGCATGGGAAGAATAAGCAGAAAAGCAATGGCAAATCTTCGCGAGGGAGCAAGAGTAAAGACAAGAAACAAGGTCGCAAGCATGGTGGGAGTGCCAAGAGGAGTTATCATCATCTGGAGGATAACCACATAACGACTTGTTCTAGCTTCCATTCTTTGGGGGATAACATAACTGCTCATTCCAGTGGGCTGCAGGCTAGCACTGTGGATTATGATATTGGCAGCACTCCGGATCCATTCTGTGGGAGTAGTTTTCTCAAGAAATCTGTCACAAAGTTGCATTTTCCAGTTGCAGAAGCTTCCTGA